From one Paeniglutamicibacter psychrophenolicus genomic stretch:
- a CDS encoding LLM class flavin-dependent oxidoreductase: protein MTQRISLNAFDMTTPTHQSPGLWRHPENRADDYNTLEYWTNLAKTLEAGGFDALFLADVLGIYDVYQNSSAPALLDADQVPLNDPFMQVSAMAAVTKNLGFAVTSALTYEQPYALARKFSSLDHLTRGRIGWNVVTSYLESAARNLGYTRQLGHDERYDLADEFMEVVYKLWEGSWEEGAVVKDRERGIYTDPSKVHPINHDGTYYKVPGIHLSEPSIQRTPAIFQAGASSRGRRFGATHAEGIFLNSINTTVTRRQTEAIRDEMEMVGRPRDAAKIYALVTTVVADSDAKAEALYREYQSYSSREGAMTFYGGWSGLDLSQYAGDEELKYIDTNAARSALSIFTTADATRSWTPNAIADYLGIGGIGPVFVGSAETVADEVERWVDESGLDGINLAYAVTPGSFEQFSDLVVPELRKRGRAWDDYQGNTLREYVAGQGNTRVADTHPAAAYRGAYAGKPSAEEAAASATPEAVLASNQ, encoded by the coding sequence ATGACACAACGCATTTCCCTCAATGCCTTCGACATGACCACCCCAACCCATCAGAGCCCGGGCCTGTGGCGGCACCCTGAAAATCGGGCCGACGACTACAACACCCTCGAATATTGGACGAATCTGGCCAAGACCTTGGAAGCAGGTGGCTTCGACGCCCTCTTCCTGGCCGATGTCCTGGGCATCTACGATGTCTATCAAAACTCCAGCGCCCCGGCTCTGCTGGATGCAGACCAGGTTCCACTGAACGACCCGTTCATGCAGGTCTCTGCGATGGCAGCAGTGACGAAGAACCTCGGGTTCGCGGTGACCAGCGCACTGACCTACGAGCAGCCCTACGCGCTGGCCCGCAAGTTCTCGTCCCTTGACCACCTCACGCGTGGGCGCATCGGCTGGAACGTGGTCACCAGCTACCTCGAATCCGCCGCCCGCAACCTGGGATACACCCGTCAGCTGGGCCACGACGAGCGGTACGACCTCGCCGACGAATTCATGGAGGTCGTCTACAAGCTCTGGGAAGGCTCGTGGGAGGAAGGGGCTGTGGTCAAGGACCGAGAGCGCGGGATCTACACCGACCCGTCCAAGGTGCACCCCATCAATCATGACGGCACCTACTACAAGGTGCCTGGCATCCACCTTTCCGAGCCATCCATCCAACGCACCCCAGCCATCTTCCAGGCAGGGGCTTCCTCCCGCGGCAGGCGCTTTGGCGCCACGCACGCCGAGGGGATCTTCCTGAATTCGATCAACACCACCGTCACCCGGCGCCAGACCGAGGCCATCCGCGACGAAATGGAAATGGTCGGCCGCCCGCGCGATGCAGCCAAGATCTACGCGCTGGTCACCACGGTGGTCGCCGACTCGGACGCCAAGGCGGAGGCCCTGTACCGCGAATACCAGTCCTATTCATCCCGCGAAGGCGCCATGACCTTCTACGGAGGTTGGTCCGGCCTGGACCTGAGCCAGTATGCGGGGGACGAGGAACTGAAGTACATAGACACCAATGCCGCGCGTTCCGCCCTCTCGATCTTCACCACCGCGGATGCGACCAGATCGTGGACCCCGAATGCGATCGCCGACTACCTCGGCATTGGCGGAATCGGCCCGGTCTTCGTTGGATCCGCCGAAACCGTTGCCGACGAAGTGGAACGGTGGGTGGACGAATCGGGGCTCGACGGCATCAACCTGGCCTACGCGGTGACCCCGGGATCGTTTGAACAGTTCAGTGACCTGGTGGTCCCGGAACTGCGCAAGCGTGGCAGGGCATGGGATGACTACCAAGGCAACACCCTGCGCGAATACGTGGCGGGGCAAGGCAACACCCGGGTCGCTGACACGCACCCGGCAGCCGCATACCGCGGCGCCTACGCCGGCAAACCATCCGCCGAAGAAGCTGCCGCAAGCGCCACCCCCGAAGCCGTCCTGGCTTCAAACCAGTGA
- a CDS encoding ABC transporter permease codes for MSATTLQATGKRGAKAPARKRPAIVAWAGYAVVLLVLGIFALGSPYFLQWENVASVLNQAAVFGIAGIGLAIVIIAGGDDILEGGIDLSIGATAGLAGTVTAVAAAAGTGALAAVLTGLAVAAALGVLNGAAVVLGLRPLLATLATMGIATSLELVVSDNIKVALDGGVFLWLRQGSFAGLPASVLLLATATFVAWWALGNTSWGVNNYAVGQNATAASIAGLSAARYRFSSYVISGVLGGIAGVLLASRLSAAVPGIGGQILLDIILVAYMSTVFSRRLVVNIPGTVVAAIFVAGLANGLTLLGIASQWVGAAKGILILLVLAVVVVRGRNTAK; via the coding sequence ATGAGCGCCACAACACTTCAAGCCACCGGGAAACGGGGGGCCAAGGCTCCGGCGCGCAAGCGTCCGGCGATTGTCGCATGGGCCGGGTATGCCGTGGTCCTGCTGGTTCTGGGGATCTTTGCCCTCGGCTCGCCGTACTTCCTGCAGTGGGAAAACGTGGCTTCGGTGCTGAACCAGGCAGCCGTCTTCGGCATTGCCGGCATCGGCCTGGCCATCGTGATCATCGCCGGCGGAGACGACATCCTGGAAGGCGGCATCGACCTGTCCATTGGCGCCACGGCAGGGCTGGCCGGGACCGTCACCGCGGTTGCGGCAGCAGCTGGAACCGGAGCCCTCGCCGCCGTGCTCACCGGCCTTGCGGTTGCCGCCGCGCTGGGTGTGCTCAATGGTGCCGCGGTGGTCCTGGGCCTGCGGCCGCTACTGGCGACACTGGCCACCATGGGCATCGCCACGTCCCTTGAATTGGTGGTCAGCGACAATATCAAGGTTGCTCTTGACGGTGGAGTGTTCCTCTGGCTGCGCCAGGGAAGCTTTGCCGGGTTGCCGGCATCCGTGCTCCTGCTGGCCACAGCCACATTTGTGGCTTGGTGGGCGCTGGGCAACACCTCCTGGGGAGTGAACAACTACGCAGTAGGGCAAAATGCCACCGCGGCCTCGATTGCCGGACTCTCCGCTGCCCGATACCGCTTCTCCAGCTATGTCATCAGTGGGGTGCTGGGCGGGATTGCCGGCGTGCTGCTGGCTTCCCGGCTCTCGGCTGCCGTCCCCGGAATCGGCGGACAGATCCTGTTGGACATCATCCTGGTCGCCTACATGTCCACGGTGTTTTCCCGCCGGCTGGTGGTGAACATCCCAGGAACCGTTGTCGCTGCCATCTTCGTGGCGGGGCTGGCCAATGGGCTGACCTTGTTGGGGATCGCCAGCCAGTGGGTGGGGGCTGCCAAGGGCATCCTGATCCTGCTGGTGCTCGCCGTAGTGGTTGTCCGAGGAAGGAACACCGCAAAATGA
- a CDS encoding acyl-CoA dehydrogenase family protein yields MTTTSLNRSRLEQLSARFAPLFAEIAAGASERDRTQSLPRKQVAALAAAGFGAVRVPESHGGAGATLPELFELLTELAAADPNITQALRAHFAFVEDRLVAAPGAERDKWLARFSAGDLVGNSWTEIGTVTVGEVNTKVSPDGNGGFVVNGTKYYSTGSIYADWIDTYAQRTDTGTRVIAAVNAHQPGVQLDDDWDGFGQRTTGTGTSTFSNAVVADENLIEFDTRFKYQTAFYQEVLLAVLAGTARAVEREFAAELAARKRTFSHAAADVAGQDPQLLQIVGEVSAAAFVAAGAVERVAASLQRAYEAAVGVHAGDLTEQEDEAANDAAELASAQAQVALTPLVLNAVTHAFDALAASATSTSKNLDRHWRNARTAGNHNPWVYKARLVGDHAVNGAALPRVWAIGASKKG; encoded by the coding sequence ATGACCACGACTTCCCTGAACCGCAGCCGGCTCGAGCAGCTCTCGGCACGCTTCGCCCCACTCTTCGCCGAGATCGCCGCAGGCGCCTCGGAGCGCGACCGCACACAATCACTTCCCCGCAAACAGGTGGCGGCGCTGGCCGCGGCCGGGTTCGGTGCGGTGAGGGTGCCCGAATCCCACGGAGGGGCAGGGGCCACGCTCCCCGAGCTCTTCGAGCTGCTGACCGAACTCGCGGCGGCGGACCCCAACATCACCCAGGCGCTGCGCGCACACTTCGCGTTCGTGGAGGACCGGCTCGTCGCCGCCCCGGGCGCCGAACGCGACAAGTGGCTGGCACGCTTCTCCGCCGGCGACCTGGTCGGCAACTCCTGGACGGAAATCGGGACCGTCACCGTTGGCGAGGTGAACACCAAGGTCAGCCCCGACGGCAACGGCGGATTCGTGGTCAACGGGACCAAGTACTACTCGACCGGGTCGATCTACGCCGACTGGATCGACACCTACGCCCAGCGCACCGACACCGGCACGCGGGTCATAGCCGCGGTCAACGCCCACCAGCCGGGCGTGCAACTGGACGACGACTGGGACGGATTCGGCCAGCGCACCACCGGAACCGGGACCTCGACGTTCAGCAACGCGGTGGTTGCCGACGAGAACCTCATCGAGTTCGACACCCGATTCAAGTACCAGACGGCCTTCTACCAGGAGGTGTTGCTGGCGGTGCTCGCCGGAACGGCGCGAGCCGTCGAACGCGAGTTCGCTGCCGAGCTGGCCGCGCGCAAGCGCACCTTCAGCCACGCCGCGGCCGACGTGGCGGGGCAGGACCCGCAGCTGCTGCAGATCGTCGGGGAGGTCTCCGCGGCGGCATTCGTGGCGGCCGGAGCGGTGGAACGCGTGGCCGCTTCCCTGCAGCGCGCCTACGAAGCCGCAGTCGGGGTCCATGCCGGGGACCTCACCGAACAGGAGGACGAGGCCGCCAACGACGCCGCGGAACTGGCCTCGGCGCAGGCCCAGGTGGCGCTCACCCCGTTGGTGCTCAACGCGGTGACCCACGCCTTTGACGCGCTGGCCGCCTCGGCGACCAGCACCAGCAAGAACCTGGACCGCCACTGGCGCAACGCCCGCACCGCCGGCAACCACAACCCCTGGGTCTACAAGGCCAGGCTGGTCGGGGACCACGCCGTCAACGGTGCGGCCCTGCCGCGGGTCTGGGCCATCGGGGCGTCAAAGAAGGGGTAG
- a CDS encoding ABC transporter permease, translating to MTITQEPRIDVPAPRSSPPVPTTASVPGRLRAVAPRLIAPVALAAILLGFGLLSPVFLSVGNLAGVLGQMAILALVATGLTIVVRAGGIDLSIGVAVDLAALGAAALIADGYRAWVAIVVGLLFGLLVGAVNAALIVGLRIPPFLATLSVWFIGTSVQQLLTGGGAPIYLSKPRVPIEFALLGRGYLVDVDGVIVSAALVALVVGALLGATRWGRGVTVTGEQPTAARISGLRINRITASAYLLCSLVAGFAGVILASRTNGFVPGSGQAYLMDAIGAVFIGATLSRFSRVSVPGTMIGVLIFALLSNGMNLVGLSFFWQGLGRGVVLLAILLLGVLLTRNTPAGKGNLARFFTRPAPRATTTETD from the coding sequence ATGACCATCACCCAAGAACCGCGGATCGATGTCCCCGCTCCTCGCTCATCCCCGCCGGTGCCCACCACGGCCTCGGTGCCCGGACGCCTGCGTGCCGTTGCACCGCGATTGATCGCCCCCGTGGCGCTGGCGGCGATCCTGCTGGGCTTCGGACTGCTCTCCCCGGTCTTCCTCAGCGTGGGGAACCTTGCCGGCGTGCTGGGCCAAATGGCCATCCTGGCGCTGGTTGCCACGGGCCTGACCATCGTGGTCCGGGCCGGTGGCATCGACCTGTCCATCGGCGTCGCGGTAGACCTTGCGGCACTGGGCGCCGCGGCGCTGATCGCCGACGGCTACCGGGCCTGGGTTGCCATCGTGGTTGGCCTGCTCTTCGGGCTGCTGGTCGGAGCCGTCAATGCGGCGCTGATCGTTGGCCTGCGGATCCCGCCGTTCCTGGCGACGCTGAGCGTCTGGTTCATCGGCACCAGCGTCCAGCAGCTGCTCACCGGCGGAGGTGCGCCCATTTACCTGTCCAAGCCGCGCGTTCCGATCGAGTTCGCCCTGCTCGGACGCGGCTACCTGGTCGATGTGGATGGGGTCATCGTCAGCGCCGCGCTGGTTGCCCTCGTCGTCGGTGCCTTGCTCGGTGCCACCCGTTGGGGCCGCGGAGTGACCGTCACCGGTGAACAGCCCACCGCGGCACGGATCTCCGGGCTGCGCATCAACCGCATCACAGCCTCGGCCTACCTCCTCTGCTCCCTGGTCGCGGGATTTGCCGGGGTCATCCTGGCCTCGCGGACCAACGGGTTCGTGCCGGGCTCCGGCCAGGCCTACCTGATGGATGCAATCGGCGCGGTCTTCATCGGTGCGACGCTTTCGCGCTTCTCCCGCGTCTCGGTTCCCGGGACCATGATCGGCGTGCTGATCTTCGCGTTGCTGAGCAACGGGATGAACCTGGTGGGGCTCTCCTTCTTCTGGCAGGGACTGGGCCGCGGCGTGGTGCTTCTGGCCATCCTGCTGCTGGGCGTGCTGCTGACCCGAAACACCCCGGCCGGCAAGGGGAACCTGGCCCGGTTCTTCACCAGGCCCGCACCTCGCGCCACAACCACTGAAACAGACTAA
- a CDS encoding acyl-CoA dehydrogenase family protein, whose protein sequence is MSTNTETLRRTPWSGHADDAEIAHWSAIAQAVADTLATDALERDRANATPRTEAELLRSSGLLDLLVPAEYGGGGGHFESAFHTVRILATADGSISQLLAYHYFNQAGIGFYADPADQPAWWRRTVQGGWLWGDSVNPVDPTLVLTEDGDGYRLNGLKRFSTGSGVGEVIIVNAIIQGGTEDGKVLAFVLDTAREGLELLGDWDHLGQRLTASGSVKYTDVAVLPGDILGPVTDEPIASLLTPGVQLGFGNFYLGVAQGALAKGRELLLARKNAWFLSNAASYSRDVVFQRAIGELKARTAAVEALAEKLNRRFDAEVARSGTLTAAQRGEYAIAIAELKVVATETGIEVANRIFEVTGASSTANSVGLDLFWRNVRTHTLHDPVDYKKIEVGAHFLHGELQPLSLYT, encoded by the coding sequence TTGAGCACCAACACCGAAACCCTGCGCCGCACCCCCTGGAGCGGACACGCCGACGACGCCGAGATCGCCCACTGGAGCGCGATCGCCCAAGCCGTCGCCGACACCCTGGCCACCGATGCACTGGAGCGCGACCGCGCCAACGCAACGCCCCGCACCGAAGCCGAGCTCCTGCGCTCGTCGGGCCTCTTGGACCTGCTGGTCCCGGCCGAGTACGGCGGGGGCGGCGGGCACTTCGAATCGGCCTTCCACACAGTTCGCATCCTTGCCACGGCCGACGGGTCGATCTCCCAGCTGCTGGCCTACCATTACTTCAACCAAGCAGGCATCGGCTTTTACGCGGATCCTGCCGACCAGCCCGCATGGTGGCGACGCACGGTCCAGGGCGGCTGGCTCTGGGGAGATTCGGTGAACCCGGTCGACCCCACATTGGTGCTCACCGAGGATGGCGACGGATACCGACTCAACGGGCTCAAGCGCTTCTCCACGGGCTCCGGGGTGGGCGAAGTCATCATCGTCAACGCAATCATCCAAGGGGGCACCGAGGACGGCAAGGTCCTCGCCTTTGTCCTCGATACAGCACGTGAGGGCCTGGAGCTGCTGGGGGACTGGGACCACCTGGGACAGCGACTGACAGCCTCGGGCTCCGTGAAGTACACCGATGTTGCCGTGTTGCCGGGGGACATCCTCGGACCGGTCACCGACGAACCCATCGCCTCGCTGCTGACCCCCGGGGTCCAGCTTGGCTTTGGAAACTTCTACCTGGGCGTCGCCCAGGGCGCACTGGCCAAGGGCCGGGAACTGCTGTTGGCGCGCAAGAACGCGTGGTTCCTCTCCAACGCGGCAAGCTACTCGCGCGATGTCGTCTTCCAGCGCGCGATCGGGGAGCTGAAGGCACGCACCGCCGCAGTGGAGGCGCTCGCCGAGAAGCTGAACCGCCGCTTCGATGCCGAGGTCGCCCGCTCCGGCACATTGACCGCTGCACAGCGCGGCGAGTATGCCATCGCCATCGCCGAACTGAAGGTCGTGGCCACCGAGACCGGCATCGAGGTCGCCAACCGAATCTTCGAGGTCACCGGCGCCAGCTCTACCGCCAACTCCGTGGGCCTGGACCTGTTCTGGCGCAATGTGCGCACCCACACCCTGCATGACCCAGTCGACTACAAGAAGATCGAGGTCGGCGCCCACTTCCTGCACGGCGAATTGCAGCCCCTCTCGCTCTACACCTAA